The nucleotide sequence GAATGTTTGAATCATGGAGTCTAATACGCGATGCAGAAGAATAGTTCCTTGATGGTGCGGCTCGATGAAGAATCGAAGGCATTGCTCAGCGCTGCCGCTGAACTGCGGCGCGTGAGTGTGAGTGATTACGTTCGCAGTGTTGTCATGGGTCAGGCCGAACGTGAATTGGCAGCGGCACGGTCACACACGATTGCGATGACGCCCACGGAACAACTGGATTTTTGGAACGCGCTTGCTAAGCCACCCAAATTGACCAAGGCGCAAAAAGGACTCGGAGCGATCATGCGAGGCGATGCGTGAGCGGCGTTCGCTTTCCCGACGGCTGGCGAGTCGAATTGCTGTCCAAGTCACACAACCGGAAAGGGTTTCAATCCGGGCAAGACGAAGTCGATGCATGGCTGAAAAAGA is from Crateriforma conspicua and encodes:
- a CDS encoding type II toxin -antitoxin system TacA 1-like antitoxin, whose translation is MQKNSSLMVRLDEESKALLSAAAELRRVSVSDYVRSVVMGQAERELAAARSHTIAMTPTEQLDFWNALAKPPKLTKAQKGLGAIMRGDA